From the genome of Micrococcales bacterium:
CCGCTCGATGCAGGACATCGCCAGACAGGCGGTGCGCGACTACATCGAGCGCACCTCACGTCGCGAACTGCTGGACCGGGTGCTCGACGAGGGTCTTCCGCGCTACGCCGAAGCCTTGCGGCGGCTGGGAGAGTGATCTACCTCGACCTCGACGATCTGCTGTACATCGCCGATCGCGTTCTCGAAGACGTGCTCG
Proteins encoded in this window:
- a CDS encoding ribbon-helix-helix protein, CopG family codes for the protein MAMTLRLDEEETQALRERAQLEGRSMQDIARQAVRDYIERTSRRELLDRVLDEGLPRYAEALRRLGE